A portion of the Etheostoma cragini isolate CJK2018 chromosome 13, CSU_Ecrag_1.0, whole genome shotgun sequence genome contains these proteins:
- the LOC117955718 gene encoding uncharacterized protein LOC117955718 yields the protein MTEYAVICLVLLSLALLISLGLNVIFCIRQAATLCRDTEECCFTNISGESPSQNEGHYFDSLNHDEQQESPHDHHEQQENPIYGNISSDRRDSVELCYETMTMNTRDPRKSLEPDLNYASLDLKIARKRLKKNRHAKGRNKLQEDLPVHLTPPTNAFMEAEADMDAYLPPRDSSAMVSHSSIYLNSQQIAQETEEMEREKGMNAERKNRGWEGIRTREEGRSGEWNREQDTEKRIHSQDGSNGSVFTQLLELEAIQDDSDHFLSSFSDEHDQQD from the exons ATGACAG AGTACGCTGTGATATGTTTGGTGCTGTTATCTCTGGCCTTGTTGATCTCTTTGGGTCTCAATGTCATCTTCTGTATCAGACAAGCAGCCACTTTATGCAGAG ACACAGAAGAGTGCTGCTTCACTAACATTTCTGGAGAAAG CCCGTCACAGAATGAGGGGCATTATTTTGATAGCCTCAATCATGACGAGCAGCAGGAAAGTCCCCACGATCATCATGAGCAACAGGAAAATCCAATCTACGGCAACATCAGCTCAGACAGAAGAG ATTCTGTAGAGCTTTGCTACGAGACGATGACCATGAACACAAGAGATCCCAGGAAG TCTCTAGAGCCTGACCTGAATTATGCCTCGTTGGATCTAAAGATAGCAAGGAAACGCCTGAAGAAGAATCGCCACGCTAAAGGAAGAAACAAACTTCAAGAGGACCTGCCGGTCCACCTCACACCCCCGACGAATGCTTTCATGGAGGCGGAGGCGGACATGGATGCTTACCTTCCTCCCAGAGACAGCAGTGCCATGGTTTCACACAGCAGCATCTACCTGAACAGTCAACAGATCGCCCAAGAGACAGaggagatggaaagagaaaagggCATGAACGCAGAGAGGAAGAACAGGGGTTGGGAAGGAATAAGAACGAGGGAAGAAGGGCGAAGTGGAGAGTGGAACAgagagcaagacactgaaaaaaGAATACATAGCCAAGATGGTAGTAATGGGAGTGTATTCACACAGCTTTTGGAATTAGAGGCTATTCAGGACGACTCGGATCATTTCCTCAGCAGCTTCAGCGACGAGCATGACCAACAAGATTAG